Proteins from a genomic interval of Streptococcus oralis:
- a CDS encoding ABC transporter permease has product MKKNPIYLWVLLVLSALISSMSLFGILSPLPSKDALRASLANSGTLTAQQLEDTVNYTYKVSESSHSIFNMLLIILSAILVVVAFVFLVRKNVQLANYTYIGYVLLAIVGLVYSYMNIQDAVQLIKDSALGLGMGALAKGTDILFIIINVLFLALVFYKMWRQQKDLTEEVEAEEAAYVS; this is encoded by the coding sequence CTTTGGGTCTTGCTAGTCCTATCAGCCCTTATTTCATCTATGTCACTATTTGGAATCTTGAGTCCATTGCCAAGTAAAGATGCTCTTCGTGCTAGCCTGGCGAATAGCGGGACGCTCACTGCCCAGCAATTAGAAGACACGGTCAACTATACTTACAAAGTGTCAGAATCCTCTCACTCTATTTTTAATATGTTGTTGATTATTTTATCTGCAATTTTAGTTGTAGTAGCCTTTGTATTTCTCGTACGTAAAAATGTGCAACTTGCAAACTATACTTATATTGGCTATGTTTTACTAGCTATTGTTGGTTTGGTTTATAGCTATATGAACATTCAAGATGCAGTTCAATTAATCAAAGATAGTGCCCTTGGCTTAGGAATGGGAGCATTAGCAAAAGGGACGGATATTTTGTTCATCATCATCAATGTTCTCTTTTTAGCCTTAGTCTTTTACAAGATGTGGCGTCAACAAAAGGACTTGACTGAGGAAGTCGAAGCAG